A window of the Chitinispirillum alkaliphilum genome harbors these coding sequences:
- a CDS encoding type VI secretion system protein ImpA: MVKAEIGKLANIDFDTLEQKSFSLLTEKSKDIRLFSFLGFCYLKKGEWQCFCDVFDSLGQLMGKDYGSLFPIRPRAKQLSLKWLSENRFVDTIENAKPDTEAHEHVKRLSAALLKMKDVLNAEFPNGAPFPAKLYSAAQKWEKQTEPKKEEPPKPQTSQAQTGGSASGAAASGTQASSSAASASAASTGPLDSPKDALESIRKSALFLIGKQPESPRGYRFLRAVRWGSVENAPVSDGTTTRLEPPPPERRNSISALLEKGDYKSALDTAEKVFSSGPTHYWLDLQRISATAASQLGPAYASVRDAIVLETALFLKRLPEVKNLCYSDGTPFCDPATVDWIEDEVASLFSSESASNAGKVNDSVEEDRKEVNGLVSQKKVDSALDLLLGKISDSNSERDNFRRRVIVASVMYNAKRTDLALYILETLAETIDKFNLCAWEPELCSETLSLLARVYASAAQGKQGPSQLCLLEKRENVMKKLSFVNPKAAYKQKQ, from the coding sequence TTGGTCAAAGCTGAGATCGGAAAACTGGCCAACATAGATTTTGATACTCTTGAACAGAAGTCCTTTTCCCTATTGACGGAAAAGTCTAAGGATATTCGTCTTTTCTCTTTTCTTGGCTTTTGTTATCTCAAAAAAGGAGAGTGGCAGTGTTTTTGTGATGTTTTTGACTCTCTTGGACAGCTTATGGGAAAAGATTATGGCTCTTTGTTTCCTATTCGTCCAAGAGCTAAACAACTTTCTCTTAAGTGGTTAAGCGAAAATCGTTTTGTCGATACCATCGAAAACGCCAAGCCTGATACTGAAGCTCATGAGCATGTGAAAAGATTATCTGCAGCACTCTTGAAAATGAAAGATGTGCTCAATGCCGAATTCCCTAACGGTGCACCGTTTCCCGCTAAGTTGTATTCCGCCGCTCAAAAATGGGAAAAACAGACTGAGCCGAAGAAGGAAGAGCCACCCAAACCACAAACTTCTCAGGCCCAAACGGGTGGTTCCGCTTCAGGTGCTGCCGCCTCCGGAACTCAAGCATCTTCCAGCGCCGCTTCTGCCTCTGCTGCATCCACAGGGCCTTTGGATTCCCCCAAAGATGCACTGGAGAGCATTCGCAAATCTGCTCTTTTTTTAATAGGTAAACAGCCGGAAAGTCCACGTGGTTATCGTTTTCTCAGAGCCGTAAGATGGGGCAGTGTGGAAAATGCTCCGGTTTCAGATGGTACTACCACAAGACTTGAACCCCCTCCGCCGGAGAGACGTAATTCCATAAGTGCTCTTTTGGAAAAAGGTGATTACAAATCCGCTCTTGATACCGCTGAGAAGGTATTCAGTTCTGGTCCAACACATTACTGGTTGGATCTTCAGAGAATTTCTGCCACTGCAGCGTCACAGCTTGGGCCTGCCTATGCCTCTGTCAGGGATGCTATAGTGCTTGAGACCGCACTGTTCTTAAAACGGCTCCCGGAGGTGAAAAATCTCTGCTACAGCGACGGAACTCCTTTCTGTGATCCGGCAACAGTTGATTGGATCGAGGATGAAGTGGCCAGCCTCTTCTCTTCGGAGAGTGCGTCAAATGCCGGAAAGGTAAATGATTCAGTTGAAGAGGATCGCAAGGAGGTTAACGGGCTGGTTTCTCAAAAGAAGGTGGATTCTGCTTTGGATTTACTTCTTGGAAAGATTTCGGATTCAAACTCAGAAAGAGATAACTTCCGCAGAAGAGTTATTGTTGCATCGGTTATGTATAATGCAAAGAGAACCGACCTTGCGCTGTATATTCTTGAAACTCTGGCAGAAACTATCGATAAATTTAATCTATGTGCATGGGAGCCTGAACTTTGCTCTGAAACTCTTAGTCTGTTGGCAAGAGTTTATGCTTCGGCAGCACAGGGAAAACAAGGGCCTTCACAGCTGTGTCTGTTGGAAAAAAGAGAAAATGTCATGAAAAAACTCAGTTTTGTTAACCCAAAAGCTGCATATAAACAAAAACAGTAA
- a CDS encoding Membrane-bound lytic murein transglycosylase D precursor: MACFYLEVTSGYDSGKRFKLSDGANTIGRSKDNSICLSKEERVVSSHHAIVYKYQDKVTIQDMSSTNGTYKNGVRIVQEDLSEDEDFGFGEKGPRLKLIISEEELTTAAPAVATKTISKTSHTDNTGYEFDNHQDNDSLFPKKTQSTPLNPNAQFGSYTMDIEQKLIKNQISSEDMHKLLSKGERVEKIMQQGNLSKTQTHFLHMAYNSQSKLRKQFMLIIGSICLISIIVTALFSVRIIQYRRNLNEAQLLKNQLEGYEKEIHEAQRRGAGEREISGLINELEETQSRFHSLTMELREEDFNKFYKDTVELFLHDILARFGETEFHVPPQMLERVKHHIDIYSGPMRRTIGRFFERKELYFPMIHRIFTENNLPPELAYISMLESGFDTLAISHAGAVGLWQFMPRTGRQYGLRVDDAIDERNNPLKSTYAAAEYLKNLISIFGSRSSIMLAIAAYNAGEGRIIGALKRIENPMRDRCFWHIYRLGLLAEETNEYIPRILALIILDENREYYGFSR, from the coding sequence ATGGCATGTTTTTATCTTGAAGTAACAAGTGGCTATGACTCAGGAAAACGCTTTAAGCTATCGGATGGGGCAAATACCATTGGCAGAAGTAAGGATAATTCAATTTGCCTGAGCAAAGAGGAACGTGTCGTATCAAGCCACCATGCAATAGTTTACAAGTATCAGGACAAAGTTACCATTCAGGATATGTCCAGCACAAACGGGACATATAAAAATGGTGTTCGTATAGTTCAGGAAGACCTCTCAGAGGATGAAGATTTTGGTTTCGGAGAGAAGGGGCCCAGGTTAAAACTCATTATCAGTGAAGAAGAACTTACTACGGCCGCCCCAGCCGTGGCAACCAAAACGATCTCCAAAACTAGCCATACCGATAACACCGGGTATGAATTCGACAATCATCAGGACAATGATTCCCTGTTTCCCAAAAAAACACAGAGTACCCCTTTGAACCCAAATGCCCAATTCGGTTCATATACCATGGACATCGAGCAAAAACTGATAAAGAATCAAATAAGCAGTGAAGACATGCACAAACTGCTCAGTAAGGGTGAACGGGTGGAAAAAATAATGCAACAGGGGAATTTAAGCAAAACCCAAACCCACTTTCTTCACATGGCATATAACTCACAAAGTAAGCTTCGTAAACAATTTATGCTTATTATTGGGTCTATCTGTTTGATATCTATTATTGTAACTGCGCTTTTCTCTGTAAGAATCATCCAATACAGAAGAAATCTAAATGAAGCTCAACTGCTGAAAAATCAACTGGAAGGATATGAAAAGGAAATTCACGAAGCGCAAAGAAGAGGCGCCGGGGAAAGAGAGATTTCCGGACTTATAAATGAGTTAGAAGAAACACAGTCCAGGTTCCACTCTTTGACAATGGAACTGAGGGAGGAGGATTTCAATAAATTTTACAAAGATACCGTAGAATTGTTCCTCCATGACATACTCGCCCGCTTCGGCGAGACTGAATTCCATGTACCACCTCAAATGCTCGAACGGGTGAAACATCACATAGATATTTATTCCGGTCCAATGAGGCGAACCATAGGCCGCTTTTTCGAAAGAAAAGAACTCTATTTCCCGATGATCCACCGGATATTTACGGAAAACAATCTACCACCCGAACTTGCCTATATCTCGATGCTTGAAAGCGGCTTTGACACTCTTGCTATCAGCCATGCCGGAGCTGTGGGGTTGTGGCAATTTATGCCCCGCACAGGACGACAATACGGCCTTAGAGTCGACGATGCAATTGACGAACGAAACAACCCTCTGAAATCAACCTATGCTGCGGCTGAATATTTAAAGAATCTTATTTCCATCTTCGGAAGCAGAAGCTCCATTATGCTTGCTATTGCAGCCTATAATGCCGGCGAAGGGAGAATCATAGGAGCACTCAAGAGAATAGAAAACCCAATGAGAGATCGCTGTTTCTGGCACATATACAGATTGGGTCTGCTTGCTGAGGAGACAAATGAATATATCCCACGCATACTCGCCCTCATCATTTTAGATGAAAACCGTGAGTATTACGGATTCTCCAGATAA
- a CDS encoding Aspartate aminotransferase gives MDSIKKSAKLDNVLYDIRGPVLDEAKLLEEEGYKILKLNTGNPAPFGLLAPDEVIHDMILNLSQTQGYCDSKGLFPARKAIMQYCQEKDIKGVDIEDIYIGNGVSEVIQMSLQALLNNGDEILIPSPDYPLWTAAANLSGGRAVHYHCDEQSEWYPDLEDIRKKITPKTKGIVVINPNNPTGALYPRELLEEIVEIARENKLIIFSDEIYDKILYDDNEHTSMASLADDVFFVTFNGLSKTYRVAGFRVGWMIVSGNKAIASDYLEGLTMLASMRLCSNVPGQSIIQTALGGYQSIKDLTAKGGRLYEQRKICCSILSEIEGISFVEPKGTFYIFPKIDIKRFNIKSDEKFMLDLLRDQRILMVHGTGFNWPEPDHFRIVFLPRPDELREAMNCVKTFLHNYRQE, from the coding sequence ATGGATTCAATAAAAAAATCAGCAAAGCTTGATAATGTCCTATATGATATCCGGGGGCCTGTATTAGATGAGGCAAAACTGCTTGAAGAAGAGGGATATAAAATTCTCAAGCTCAATACCGGAAATCCAGCTCCGTTTGGATTGTTGGCACCTGATGAGGTGATCCATGACATGATTCTGAATCTCAGCCAGACTCAGGGTTATTGTGATTCCAAAGGTTTGTTTCCCGCCCGCAAGGCAATCATGCAGTACTGCCAGGAAAAGGACATCAAAGGAGTCGATATTGAGGATATCTATATAGGAAACGGTGTGAGTGAAGTTATTCAGATGTCATTGCAGGCTCTTCTCAACAATGGAGATGAAATTCTCATTCCTTCTCCCGATTATCCGCTCTGGACTGCTGCAGCAAATCTTTCAGGGGGGAGGGCTGTACATTACCACTGTGATGAACAGTCTGAGTGGTATCCTGATCTGGAAGATATCAGGAAAAAAATCACTCCTAAAACAAAGGGGATCGTTGTCATAAATCCCAATAATCCAACAGGTGCTCTTTATCCAAGAGAGCTGCTTGAAGAGATCGTTGAGATCGCACGTGAAAATAAGCTCATAATTTTTTCTGACGAAATATATGATAAAATTCTCTACGATGACAATGAGCACACCTCAATGGCGTCCCTTGCCGATGATGTGTTTTTTGTAACTTTCAATGGATTGTCAAAAACGTACAGAGTTGCAGGATTTCGGGTTGGGTGGATGATTGTAAGCGGAAACAAAGCTATTGCATCCGATTACCTTGAAGGATTGACAATGCTTGCATCTATGCGGCTTTGCAGCAATGTACCAGGTCAATCAATTATCCAGACTGCACTTGGTGGTTATCAGAGTATTAAAGATCTTACCGCAAAGGGTGGAAGACTGTACGAACAGAGAAAGATCTGTTGCTCGATTCTCTCGGAAATTGAAGGAATCAGTTTCGTGGAACCCAAGGGCACCTTTTATATCTTTCCTAAGATTGATATTAAAAGGTTCAATATTAAAAGTGATGAGAAGTTTATGCTTGACCTGCTTAGAGATCAGAGAATACTTATGGTACATGGAACTGGCTTTAACTGGCCAGAACCTGATCATTTCAGGATTGTTTTTCTGCCACGTCCCGATGAACTGAGGGAAGCGATGAATTGTGTAAAAACATTCTTACACAACTACAGGCAGGAGTAG